In Drosophila nasuta strain 15112-1781.00 chromosome 2R, ASM2355853v1, whole genome shotgun sequence, a single genomic region encodes these proteins:
- the LOC132784470 gene encoding fructose-bisphosphate aldolase isoform X3: MTTYFNYPSKELQEELKTIAQAIVAPGKGILAADESVSTMGKRLKDIGVENSEENRRAYRQLLFTTDDKLSENISGVILFDETLYQKADDGTPFVQLLKKKGIIPGIKVDKGVVPLFGSEDESTTQGLDDLAARCAKYKKEGCDFAKWRCVLKIGKNTPSYQSILENANVLARYASICQSERIVPIVEPEVLPDGDHDLDRAQKVTETVLAAVYKALNDHHVYLEGTLLKPNMVTAGQSAAKKNTPEEIGLATVQALRRTVPAAVPGVTFLSGGQSEEEASVNLSAINKVPLGRPWGLTFSYGRALQASVLRAWGGKKENIGAGQNELLKRARANGAASAGCYEAGSVKGAAGDAGLHVEDHKQANAQACQGKYVAGSIPSYAANASLFIAGHKYANGEAAVGKYVPGSAGAGSGSLFIANHAY, encoded by the exons ATGACCACATACTTCAACTATCCCAGCAAGGAGCTGCAGGAGGAGCTCAAGACCATCGCCCAGGCGATCGTCGCTCCCGGCAAGGGTATCCTCGCCGCCGATGAGTCCGTGTCGACCATGGGCAAGCGTCTTAAGGACATTGGCGTGGAGAACTCCGAGGAGAACCGTCGCGCTTACCGCCAGCTTCTGTTCACCACTGACGATAAGTTGTCTGAGAACATCTCTGGCGTTATCTTGTTCGACGAGACTCTGTACCAGAAGGCCGATGATGGCACTCCCTTCGTTCAGCTGCTGAAGAAGAAGGGCATCATTCCCGGCATCAAGGTCGACAAGGGTGTTGTCCCACTGTTCGGCTCCGAGGATGAGTCGACCACCCAGGGTCTGGATGATTTGGCTGCCCGTTGCGCCAAGTACAAGAAGGAGGGTTGCGATTTCGCCAAGTGGCGTTGCGTGCTGAAGATCGGCAAGAACACCCCCTCATACCAGTCCATTCTGGAGAACGCCAATGTGTTGGCCCGTTATGCCTCCATCTGCCAGTCGGAGCGCATCGTTCCCATTGTTGAGCCTGAGGTGCTTCCCGATGGTGATCACGATCTGGACCGTGCCCAGAAGGTCACCGAGACCGTCCTGGCTGCCGTCTACAAGGCCCTGAACGATCACCACGTCTACCTGGAGGGTACTCTGCTGAAGCCCAACATGGTCACTGCTGGTCAGTCTGCCGCGAAAAAGAACACACCCGAGGAGATCGGCTTGGCCACCGTTCAGGCTCTGCGTCGCACCGTGCCCGCTGCCGTTCCCG GCGTCACCTTCCTGTCTGGTGGTCAGTCCGAGGAGGAGGCCTCCGTCAACTTGAGCGCCATTAACAAAGTTCCTCTGGGTCGCCCATGGGGTCTGACCTTCTCGTACGGTCGTGCCCTGCAAGCCTCCGTGCTCCGCGCATGGGGTGGCAAGAAGGAGAACATTGGTGCTGGCCAGAACGAGCTGCTCAAGCGCGCCAGG GCCAATGGTGCTGCCAGTGCAGGTTGCTATGAAGCCGGTTCGGTTAAAGGCGCTGCTGGTGATGCTGGACTTCATGTTGAAGATCATAA ACAGGCTAATGCCCAAGCTTGCCAAGGCAAATACGTGGCCGGTTCGATACCCTCGTATGCGGCTAATGCCAGTCTCTTCATTGCTGgccacaaatac GCTAACGGTGAGGCCGCTGTGGGCAAATACGTTCCCGGCAGCGCTGGTGCCGGTTCCGGTTCCCTGTTCATTGCCAACCACGCCTACTAA
- the LOC132784470 gene encoding fructose-bisphosphate aldolase isoform X4, translated as MTTYFNYPSKELQEELKTIAQAIVAPGKGILAADESVSTMGKRLKDIGVENSEENRRAYRQLLFTTDDKLSENISGVILFDETLYQKADDGTPFVQLLKKKGIIPGIKVDKGVVPLFGSEDESTTQGLDDLAARCAKYKKEGCDFAKWRCVLKIGKNTPSYQSILENANVLARYASICQSERIVPIVEPEVLPDGDHDLDRAQKVTETVLAAVYKALNDHHVYLEGTLLKPNMVTAGQSAAKKNTPEEIGLATVQALRRTVPAAVPGVTFLSGGQSEEEASVNLSAINKVPLGRPWGLTFSYGRALQASVLRAWGGKKENIGAGQNELLKRARANAQACQGKYVAGSIPSYAANASLFIANGEAAVGKYVPGSAGAGSGSLFIANHAY; from the exons ATGACCACATACTTCAACTATCCCAGCAAGGAGCTGCAGGAGGAGCTCAAGACCATCGCCCAGGCGATCGTCGCTCCCGGCAAGGGTATCCTCGCCGCCGATGAGTCCGTGTCGACCATGGGCAAGCGTCTTAAGGACATTGGCGTGGAGAACTCCGAGGAGAACCGTCGCGCTTACCGCCAGCTTCTGTTCACCACTGACGATAAGTTGTCTGAGAACATCTCTGGCGTTATCTTGTTCGACGAGACTCTGTACCAGAAGGCCGATGATGGCACTCCCTTCGTTCAGCTGCTGAAGAAGAAGGGCATCATTCCCGGCATCAAGGTCGACAAGGGTGTTGTCCCACTGTTCGGCTCCGAGGATGAGTCGACCACCCAGGGTCTGGATGATTTGGCTGCCCGTTGCGCCAAGTACAAGAAGGAGGGTTGCGATTTCGCCAAGTGGCGTTGCGTGCTGAAGATCGGCAAGAACACCCCCTCATACCAGTCCATTCTGGAGAACGCCAATGTGTTGGCCCGTTATGCCTCCATCTGCCAGTCGGAGCGCATCGTTCCCATTGTTGAGCCTGAGGTGCTTCCCGATGGTGATCACGATCTGGACCGTGCCCAGAAGGTCACCGAGACCGTCCTGGCTGCCGTCTACAAGGCCCTGAACGATCACCACGTCTACCTGGAGGGTACTCTGCTGAAGCCCAACATGGTCACTGCTGGTCAGTCTGCCGCGAAAAAGAACACACCCGAGGAGATCGGCTTGGCCACCGTTCAGGCTCTGCGTCGCACCGTGCCCGCTGCCGTTCCCG GCGTCACCTTCCTGTCTGGTGGTCAGTCCGAGGAGGAGGCCTCCGTCAACTTGAGCGCCATTAACAAAGTTCCTCTGGGTCGCCCATGGGGTCTGACCTTCTCGTACGGTCGTGCCCTGCAAGCCTCCGTGCTCCGCGCATGGGGTGGCAAGAAGGAGAACATTGGTGCTGGCCAGAACGAGCTGCTCAAGCGCGCCAGG GCTAATGCCCAAGCTTGCCAAGGCAAATACGTGGCCGGTTCGATACCCTCGTATGCGGCTAATGCCAGTCTCTTCATT GCTAACGGTGAGGCCGCTGTGGGCAAATACGTTCCCGGCAGCGCTGGTGCCGGTTCCGGTTCCCTGTTCATTGCCAACCACGCCTACTAA
- the LOC132784470 gene encoding fructose-bisphosphate aldolase isoform X1: MTTYFNYPSKELQEELKTIAQAIVAPGKGILAADESVSTMGKRLKDIGVENSEENRRAYRQLLFTTDDKLSENISGVILFDETLYQKADDGTPFVQLLKKKGIIPGIKVDKGVVPLFGSEDESTTQGLDDLAARCAKYKKEGCDFAKWRCVLKIGKNTPSYQSILENANVLARYASICQSERIVPIVEPEVLPDGDHDLDRAQKVTETVLAAVYKALNDHHVYLEGTLLKPNMVTAGQSAAKKNTPEEIGLATVQALRRTVPAAVPGVTFLSGGQSEEEASVNLSAINKVPLGRPWGLTFSYGRALQASVLRAWGGKKENIGAGQNELLKRARANGEAAVGKYVPGSAGAGSGSLFIANHAY, encoded by the exons ATGACCACATACTTCAACTATCCCAGCAAGGAGCTGCAGGAGGAGCTCAAGACCATCGCCCAGGCGATCGTCGCTCCCGGCAAGGGTATCCTCGCCGCCGATGAGTCCGTGTCGACCATGGGCAAGCGTCTTAAGGACATTGGCGTGGAGAACTCCGAGGAGAACCGTCGCGCTTACCGCCAGCTTCTGTTCACCACTGACGATAAGTTGTCTGAGAACATCTCTGGCGTTATCTTGTTCGACGAGACTCTGTACCAGAAGGCCGATGATGGCACTCCCTTCGTTCAGCTGCTGAAGAAGAAGGGCATCATTCCCGGCATCAAGGTCGACAAGGGTGTTGTCCCACTGTTCGGCTCCGAGGATGAGTCGACCACCCAGGGTCTGGATGATTTGGCTGCCCGTTGCGCCAAGTACAAGAAGGAGGGTTGCGATTTCGCCAAGTGGCGTTGCGTGCTGAAGATCGGCAAGAACACCCCCTCATACCAGTCCATTCTGGAGAACGCCAATGTGTTGGCCCGTTATGCCTCCATCTGCCAGTCGGAGCGCATCGTTCCCATTGTTGAGCCTGAGGTGCTTCCCGATGGTGATCACGATCTGGACCGTGCCCAGAAGGTCACCGAGACCGTCCTGGCTGCCGTCTACAAGGCCCTGAACGATCACCACGTCTACCTGGAGGGTACTCTGCTGAAGCCCAACATGGTCACTGCTGGTCAGTCTGCCGCGAAAAAGAACACACCCGAGGAGATCGGCTTGGCCACCGTTCAGGCTCTGCGTCGCACCGTGCCCGCTGCCGTTCCCG GCGTCACCTTCCTGTCTGGTGGTCAGTCCGAGGAGGAGGCCTCCGTCAACTTGAGCGCCATTAACAAAGTTCCTCTGGGTCGCCCATGGGGTCTGACCTTCTCGTACGGTCGTGCCCTGCAAGCCTCCGTGCTCCGCGCATGGGGTGGCAAGAAGGAGAACATTGGTGCTGGCCAGAACGAGCTGCTCAAGCGCGCCAGG GCTAACGGTGAGGCCGCTGTGGGCAAATACGTTCCCGGCAGCGCTGGTGCCGGTTCCGGTTCCCTGTTCATTGCCAACCACGCCTACTAA
- the LOC132784470 gene encoding fructose-bisphosphate aldolase isoform X2, with protein MTTYFNYPSKELQEELKTIAQAIVAPGKGILAADESVSTMGKRLKDIGVENSEENRRAYRQLLFTTDDKLSENISGVILFDETLYQKADDGTPFVQLLKKKGIIPGIKVDKGVVPLFGSEDESTTQGLDDLAARCAKYKKEGCDFAKWRCVLKIGKNTPSYQSILENANVLARYASICQSERIVPIVEPEVLPDGDHDLDRAQKVTETVLAAVYKALNDHHVYLEGTLLKPNMVTAGQSAAKKNTPEEIGLATVQALRRTVPAAVPGVTFLSGGQSEEEASVNLSAINKVPLGRPWGLTFSYGRALQASVLRAWGGKKENIGAGQNELLKRARANAQACQGKYVAGSIPSYAANASLFIAGHKY; from the exons ATGACCACATACTTCAACTATCCCAGCAAGGAGCTGCAGGAGGAGCTCAAGACCATCGCCCAGGCGATCGTCGCTCCCGGCAAGGGTATCCTCGCCGCCGATGAGTCCGTGTCGACCATGGGCAAGCGTCTTAAGGACATTGGCGTGGAGAACTCCGAGGAGAACCGTCGCGCTTACCGCCAGCTTCTGTTCACCACTGACGATAAGTTGTCTGAGAACATCTCTGGCGTTATCTTGTTCGACGAGACTCTGTACCAGAAGGCCGATGATGGCACTCCCTTCGTTCAGCTGCTGAAGAAGAAGGGCATCATTCCCGGCATCAAGGTCGACAAGGGTGTTGTCCCACTGTTCGGCTCCGAGGATGAGTCGACCACCCAGGGTCTGGATGATTTGGCTGCCCGTTGCGCCAAGTACAAGAAGGAGGGTTGCGATTTCGCCAAGTGGCGTTGCGTGCTGAAGATCGGCAAGAACACCCCCTCATACCAGTCCATTCTGGAGAACGCCAATGTGTTGGCCCGTTATGCCTCCATCTGCCAGTCGGAGCGCATCGTTCCCATTGTTGAGCCTGAGGTGCTTCCCGATGGTGATCACGATCTGGACCGTGCCCAGAAGGTCACCGAGACCGTCCTGGCTGCCGTCTACAAGGCCCTGAACGATCACCACGTCTACCTGGAGGGTACTCTGCTGAAGCCCAACATGGTCACTGCTGGTCAGTCTGCCGCGAAAAAGAACACACCCGAGGAGATCGGCTTGGCCACCGTTCAGGCTCTGCGTCGCACCGTGCCCGCTGCCGTTCCCG GCGTCACCTTCCTGTCTGGTGGTCAGTCCGAGGAGGAGGCCTCCGTCAACTTGAGCGCCATTAACAAAGTTCCTCTGGGTCGCCCATGGGGTCTGACCTTCTCGTACGGTCGTGCCCTGCAAGCCTCCGTGCTCCGCGCATGGGGTGGCAAGAAGGAGAACATTGGTGCTGGCCAGAACGAGCTGCTCAAGCGCGCCAGG GCTAATGCCCAAGCTTGCCAAGGCAAATACGTGGCCGGTTCGATACCCTCGTATGCGGCTAATGCCAGTCTCTTCATTGCTGgccacaaatactaa
- the LOC132786669 gene encoding dipeptidase 1 isoform X2 — protein sequence MKSRKLPKVCGLNCLTLVYFPVLVLPILKCTVVATANASSSSSGSSGGNSDFDYRMQRVRNVLKEVPLIDGHNDLPWNIRKFLKNQLKDFHFGGDLRELAPWSSSAWSHTDLRRLKEGMVSAQFWSAYAPCSSQHLDAVQLTLEQIDLIRRLVQLYPHHMALVTTAAGIEQTHRTGKIASLIGVEGGHAIGTSLSVLRMFYQLGARYLTLTHTCNTPWADCCKVDEPGKYPHIGGLSQFGKLVVKEMNRLGMIVDLSHVSVPTMLDALAASRAPLIFSHSSAHAICNSSRNVPDHVLQRIAINGGLVMVAFYPHFVSCSGQATLHDVVGA from the exons ATGAAATCGAGGAAGCTGCCAAAGGTTTGTGGCCTCAACTGTTTGACGCTCGTCTACTTCCCGGTGCTGGTCTTGCCCATATTAAAATGCAcagttgttgccactgccaatgccagcagcagcagcagcggcagcagcggcggcaacagCGACTTCGACTATCGCATGCAACGGGTGCGAAATGTGCTGAAGGAAGTGCCACTGATCGATGGCCACAACGATTTGCCCTGGAACATACGCAAATTCCTCAAGAATCAACTGAAAGACTTTCACTTTGGCGGCGATCTGCGCGAGCTTGCCCCCTGGTCATCGAGCGCCTGGAGTCACACGGATCTACGGCGTCTCAAAGAGGGCATGGTCTCAGCCCAGTTTTGGTCCGCCTACGCGCCCTGCTCGTCACAGCATCTGGACGCAGTGCAACTGACATTGGAGCAAATCGATTTGATACGACGTCTAGTGCAGCTCTATCCCCATCACATGGCTCTGGTCACCACCGCTGCGGGCATCGAGCAAACCCATCGCACTGGGAAGATAGCCAGCCTCATTGGAGTCGAGGGCGGCCATGCGATTGGCACCAGTCTGAGTGTGCTTCGAATGTTCTATCAACTGGGCGCACGCTATCTGACACTAACACACACCTGCAATACACCTTG GGCGGACTGCTGCAAAGTTGACGAACCGGGAAAGTATCCACACATCGGTGGACTCTCACAGTTCGGCAAG cTGGTGGTCAAGGAAATGAATCGCCTGGGCATGATTGTTGATCTGTCGCATGTGTCGGTGCCAACAATGCTCGATGCCCTCGCTGCATCGCGTGCCCCGCTCATATTTTCGCATTCCTCGGCTCATGCCATATGTAATAGTTCCCGCAATGTGCCGGATCATGTGCTGCAGCGCATt GCCATTAACGGCGGTCTCGTTATGGTTGCGTTTTATCCGCACTTTGTCAGCTGCTCGGGACAGGCGACACTGCACGATGTTGTGG GTGCGTGA
- the LOC132786669 gene encoding dipeptidase 1 isoform X3, whose protein sequence is MKSRKLPKVCGLNCLTLVYFPVLVLPILKCTVVATANASSSSSGSSGGNSDFDYRMQRVRNVLKEVPLIDGHNDLPWNIRKFLKNQLKDFHFGGDLRELAPWSSSAWSHTDLRRLKEGMVSAQFWSAYAPCSSQHLDAVQLTLEQIDLIRRLVQLYPHHMALVTTAAGIEQTHRTGKIASLIGVEGGHAIGTSLSVLRMFYQLGARYLTLTHTCNTPWADCCKVDEPGKYPHIGGLSQFGKVRDQMELLRVPPIDQSIPAEDIMGRSYCRYQGPRT, encoded by the exons ATGAAATCGAGGAAGCTGCCAAAGGTTTGTGGCCTCAACTGTTTGACGCTCGTCTACTTCCCGGTGCTGGTCTTGCCCATATTAAAATGCAcagttgttgccactgccaatgccagcagcagcagcagcggcagcagcggcggcaacagCGACTTCGACTATCGCATGCAACGGGTGCGAAATGTGCTGAAGGAAGTGCCACTGATCGATGGCCACAACGATTTGCCCTGGAACATACGCAAATTCCTCAAGAATCAACTGAAAGACTTTCACTTTGGCGGCGATCTGCGCGAGCTTGCCCCCTGGTCATCGAGCGCCTGGAGTCACACGGATCTACGGCGTCTCAAAGAGGGCATGGTCTCAGCCCAGTTTTGGTCCGCCTACGCGCCCTGCTCGTCACAGCATCTGGACGCAGTGCAACTGACATTGGAGCAAATCGATTTGATACGACGTCTAGTGCAGCTCTATCCCCATCACATGGCTCTGGTCACCACCGCTGCGGGCATCGAGCAAACCCATCGCACTGGGAAGATAGCCAGCCTCATTGGAGTCGAGGGCGGCCATGCGATTGGCACCAGTCTGAGTGTGCTTCGAATGTTCTATCAACTGGGCGCACGCTATCTGACACTAACACACACCTGCAATACACCTTG GGCGGACTGCTGCAAAGTTGACGAACCGGGAAAGTATCCACACATCGGTGGACTCTCACAGTTCGGCAAG GTGCGTGATCAAATGGAATTATTGCGAGTTCCGCCAATTGATCAGTCAATTCCAGCCGAGGATATTATGGGCAGATCCTACTGTCGCTATCAAGGACCAAGAACGTGA
- the LOC132786669 gene encoding dipeptidase 1 isoform X1, which yields MKSRKLPKVCGLNCLTLVYFPVLVLPILKCTVVATANASSSSSGSSGGNSDFDYRMQRVRNVLKEVPLIDGHNDLPWNIRKFLKNQLKDFHFGGDLRELAPWSSSAWSHTDLRRLKEGMVSAQFWSAYAPCSSQHLDAVQLTLEQIDLIRRLVQLYPHHMALVTTAAGIEQTHRTGKIASLIGVEGGHAIGTSLSVLRMFYQLGARYLTLTHTCNTPWADCCKVDEPGKYPHIGGLSQFGKLVVKEMNRLGMIVDLSHVSVPTMLDALAASRAPLIFSHSSAHAICNSSRNVPDHVLQRIAINGGLVMVAFYPHFVSCSGQATLHDVVAHINHIREVAGIDHVGIGAGYDGVNLVPKGLEDVSKYPHLFATLLESDKWSEGDIAKLAGNNLIRVFKEVEAVRDQMELLRVPPIDQSIPAEDIMGRSYCRYQGPRT from the exons ATGAAATCGAGGAAGCTGCCAAAGGTTTGTGGCCTCAACTGTTTGACGCTCGTCTACTTCCCGGTGCTGGTCTTGCCCATATTAAAATGCAcagttgttgccactgccaatgccagcagcagcagcagcggcagcagcggcggcaacagCGACTTCGACTATCGCATGCAACGGGTGCGAAATGTGCTGAAGGAAGTGCCACTGATCGATGGCCACAACGATTTGCCCTGGAACATACGCAAATTCCTCAAGAATCAACTGAAAGACTTTCACTTTGGCGGCGATCTGCGCGAGCTTGCCCCCTGGTCATCGAGCGCCTGGAGTCACACGGATCTACGGCGTCTCAAAGAGGGCATGGTCTCAGCCCAGTTTTGGTCCGCCTACGCGCCCTGCTCGTCACAGCATCTGGACGCAGTGCAACTGACATTGGAGCAAATCGATTTGATACGACGTCTAGTGCAGCTCTATCCCCATCACATGGCTCTGGTCACCACCGCTGCGGGCATCGAGCAAACCCATCGCACTGGGAAGATAGCCAGCCTCATTGGAGTCGAGGGCGGCCATGCGATTGGCACCAGTCTGAGTGTGCTTCGAATGTTCTATCAACTGGGCGCACGCTATCTGACACTAACACACACCTGCAATACACCTTG GGCGGACTGCTGCAAAGTTGACGAACCGGGAAAGTATCCACACATCGGTGGACTCTCACAGTTCGGCAAG cTGGTGGTCAAGGAAATGAATCGCCTGGGCATGATTGTTGATCTGTCGCATGTGTCGGTGCCAACAATGCTCGATGCCCTCGCTGCATCGCGTGCCCCGCTCATATTTTCGCATTCCTCGGCTCATGCCATATGTAATAGTTCCCGCAATGTGCCGGATCATGTGCTGCAGCGCATt GCCATTAACGGCGGTCTCGTTATGGTTGCGTTTTATCCGCACTTTGTCAGCTGCTCGGGACAGGCGACACTGCACGATGTTGTGG cGCACATAAACCATATACGAGAGGTGGCTGGCATTGACCATGTGGGCATTGGTGCTGGCTACGATGGTGTCAATCT TGTGCCGAAAGGCCTGGAGGATGTTTCCAAATATCCGCATCTTTTTGCCACTTTACTCGAGTCGGATAAATGGTCAGAAGGGGATATTGCCAAGCTGGCTGGCAACAATCTTATACGCGTCTTCAAGGAAGTCGAAGCA GTGCGTGATCAAATGGAATTATTGCGAGTTCCGCCAATTGATCAGTCAATTCCAGCCGAGGATATTATGGGCAGATCCTACTGTCGCTATCAAGGACCAAGAACGTGA